A part of Bosea sp. (in: a-proteobacteria) genomic DNA contains:
- a CDS encoding IS66 family transposase: MIEAAGQDSDEVARLRALVAAQAAALKTAQAEAAAAKAGLLVKSLEIEKLKIQIARLRRMQFGRSSEKLSHEIEQLELRLEELEMVEAANNAAIDEIAPAADAATAKPKATRRPLPEHLPRIEIVHTPAIVNDPACACPSCGTAGKWRKVDEDVREVLEYVPGRFEVIRHVRPAFSCRTCESMAQAPMPSMPIERGMAGPGLIAQVLVGKYCDHLPLYRQAEIFAREGVEIERSVMAGWVAKAAELVAPLVEAVGAHVMRAERLHADDTPVPVLAPGLGRTKTGRLWVYLRDERPRGGQDPPAALYRYTPDRKGERPREHLKAFAGFLQADAYAGFNELYATSATRSAAATEVACWAHVRRNFHDVHAGTGSPLALEAMTRIGKLFEVERLIHGQQPEDRRKARQDLALPVMTELASFLDHSLAQISGKSDLAKAIRYARSRWAALTRYLDDGTLDISNNAAERAIRPLKLGAKNWLFAGSDAGGERAAAIYTLTETAKLNGRDPAGYLRAVITRIADHPINKIADLLPWNLMP, translated from the coding sequence ATGATCGAAGCAGCGGGACAAGATAGTGACGAGGTGGCGCGGCTTCGCGCGCTCGTCGCTGCGCAGGCTGCAGCGCTGAAGACGGCGCAGGCCGAAGCTGCCGCCGCCAAGGCCGGTCTTCTTGTCAAGAGCCTGGAGATCGAGAAGCTCAAGATCCAGATCGCGCGGCTCAGGCGCATGCAATTTGGCCGCTCCTCGGAGAAGCTCTCCCATGAGATCGAGCAACTGGAACTGCGGCTCGAGGAACTGGAGATGGTCGAGGCGGCGAACAATGCAGCCATCGACGAGATAGCTCCTGCCGCTGATGCAGCAACAGCCAAGCCGAAGGCCACGCGCCGCCCTTTGCCTGAGCATCTGCCGCGCATCGAGATCGTACACACGCCTGCCATCGTGAACGACCCTGCCTGTGCTTGTCCATCCTGCGGAACGGCAGGCAAGTGGCGCAAGGTGGATGAGGATGTCCGTGAAGTCCTGGAGTATGTGCCGGGCCGCTTCGAGGTTATCCGCCATGTGCGTCCCGCCTTCTCGTGCCGCACCTGCGAGAGCATGGCGCAAGCTCCGATGCCGAGCATGCCGATCGAGCGCGGCATGGCCGGACCGGGCCTGATCGCCCAGGTTCTGGTTGGCAAATACTGTGATCATCTCCCGCTTTATCGCCAGGCAGAGATCTTTGCCCGCGAGGGCGTCGAGATCGAGCGCTCGGTGATGGCCGGCTGGGTTGCCAAGGCCGCAGAGCTTGTCGCGCCACTGGTCGAGGCGGTCGGTGCCCATGTGATGCGGGCTGAGCGGCTGCATGCCGACGACACGCCCGTGCCAGTGCTGGCGCCGGGCCTCGGGCGCACGAAGACAGGGCGGCTCTGGGTGTATCTGCGCGATGAGCGACCCCGTGGCGGTCAAGACCCGCCCGCCGCGCTGTATCGCTACACGCCCGACCGCAAGGGAGAGCGACCGCGCGAGCACCTCAAGGCCTTTGCAGGATTCCTGCAGGCGGATGCCTATGCCGGATTCAACGAACTCTATGCGACGAGTGCCACGCGTTCAGCCGCCGCAACCGAGGTTGCCTGCTGGGCGCACGTCAGGCGCAACTTCCACGACGTTCACGCCGGGACAGGCTCGCCCCTGGCACTGGAGGCGATGACCCGCATTGGCAAGCTGTTCGAGGTTGAGCGCCTCATTCACGGCCAGCAGCCCGAGGATCGGCGCAAGGCTCGTCAGGATCTGGCGCTGCCCGTCATGACCGAACTCGCCAGCTTCCTCGACCATTCCCTCGCCCAGATCTCCGGCAAGAGCGACCTGGCCAAGGCCATTCGCTATGCCCGATCGCGCTGGGCAGCACTCACCCGCTATCTCGACGACGGCACCCTCGATATCTCCAACAACGCCGCAGAACGCGCCATCAGGCCTCTCAAGCTCGGCGCCAAGAACTGGTTGTTCGCAGGGTCCGACGCAGGCGGCGAGCGCGCCGCCGCCATCTACACGCTCACCGAAACCGCAAAGCTCAACGGGCGAGACCCAGCGGGATATCTGCGAGCAGTCATCACCAGGATCGCCGATCACCCCATCAACAAAATCGCCGACCTGTTGCCGTGGAACCTTATGCCGTAG
- a CDS encoding DNA helicase, which translates to MIDARDTLLQRMKVDLIGPEAPDELISDRPTDRYLTGILFPPRTTISPEDDDEASDADDADAVGTALDGVKAASAFRPTSAGLSFAVQPSGSAPRLRVRVEGARYRSESTAEESTGSGRTRVQSWRRAPHFAELSLDLADLRTEAAPIISLASSGLAGTSLHCRIAPWCDILLVTLAVTNDAKPIDARSRAANEEATLFQFSVNVECEADCRFVPKPDRAGSGRDEDDARASALLYRDIQQFAVGHTCSAMWDEPVDGSVQRVSTSWFPEATIHLVSAEGDMEFRQDDARLPLAASWLASEDSASLVAGLASFVDAYAHWISRIKGGALGMPQEHVEQAQLHMQRCRTAEQRMRAGIALLESSPDVLTAFRLANAALALQYSWRVNPQPPELVWRPFQLGFALLCLESIAKPDSSDRETMDLLWFPTGGGKTEAYLLLAAFTIFLRRLHAAGNPSGAGVTTFMRYTLRLLTIQQFERAAALICACEMVRRGRVKLEKVRLPAHFATDIPISLGLWVGEGATPNKVAQAGQVLGTEAESSPAQLRSCPCCRDVLDWKIALDKSRVEVRCLTKSCDVGQELALLPIWTVDEDIYRERPTLLIATIDKYAQITRNQKTGCLFGIGTAADSPELVIQDELHLISGPLGSLAGLYETAIDELCRSGAGLRAKVIGSTATIRRAEDQIKNLFDRRSFQFPPPGLDHTNSGFAIEDRDVPGRRYVGISTVGRSVKFAQQAVAASLLQAATDETLPADRRDGYWTLINYFNSLRELGGALVLMRDDVTRSIRDYSARRPGEIERDAGMQIELTSRVRSSDIPRHLKDLERAWDDPDHVDIVLASNMISVGMDVSRLGLMLVNGQPKTIAEYIQATSRVGRSQRAPGLVVTLFNAAKSRDRSRYETFASWHRSLYRDVEATSVTPFAPRARDRALHAPFVAMVRHLVVGMEKPGAIEHHQQEVEALLRTVIARIERVDPVEAEASRAQLNAFLDNWFNRQGLTEYWDESSDALLTSAEVAAERGNKARFAGQKPTPNSLRSVEASTSYVLLEGRSDRETTR; encoded by the coding sequence ATGATCGATGCCCGCGACACGCTGCTTCAAAGGATGAAGGTCGATCTCATCGGTCCAGAGGCACCGGATGAACTGATTTCAGATCGGCCGACTGACCGATATCTGACTGGAATCCTTTTTCCCCCTCGCACGACGATTTCGCCGGAAGATGACGACGAGGCGAGCGATGCTGACGACGCGGATGCAGTGGGAACCGCGCTGGATGGAGTGAAGGCAGCCTCTGCTTTTCGGCCCACTTCGGCCGGTCTTTCCTTTGCGGTCCAACCGAGCGGTTCGGCACCGAGATTGCGGGTTCGGGTAGAGGGGGCTCGCTACAGGTCAGAGAGCACGGCCGAAGAAAGCACCGGTTCGGGCAGGACGCGGGTGCAGAGTTGGCGACGAGCCCCTCACTTCGCCGAGTTGTCACTCGATCTCGCGGACCTGCGCACAGAGGCAGCCCCAATCATTAGCCTTGCCAGCAGTGGGCTTGCAGGAACCTCGTTGCACTGCAGGATCGCACCTTGGTGCGATATCCTGCTTGTCACGCTCGCGGTGACTAACGATGCGAAGCCGATTGATGCGAGAAGTCGCGCAGCCAACGAGGAAGCAACGCTCTTCCAGTTCTCTGTGAATGTAGAATGCGAAGCTGATTGCAGGTTCGTTCCGAAACCTGACCGGGCAGGATCCGGGAGGGACGAAGACGATGCCCGTGCATCTGCCTTGCTGTATCGCGACATACAGCAATTTGCGGTGGGCCACACCTGCTCCGCTATGTGGGACGAACCCGTGGATGGCTCTGTTCAACGGGTCAGCACAAGCTGGTTTCCGGAGGCCACTATCCATTTGGTTAGCGCGGAAGGTGATATGGAGTTCCGGCAGGATGATGCGAGGTTGCCGCTTGCGGCTTCCTGGCTGGCATCCGAGGACTCCGCCAGTCTCGTTGCTGGACTGGCGTCGTTTGTTGATGCCTACGCGCACTGGATTTCAAGGATAAAGGGTGGAGCGCTCGGCATGCCGCAGGAGCATGTTGAACAGGCACAGCTGCACATGCAGCGCTGCCGAACCGCCGAACAGCGAATGCGAGCGGGTATTGCTCTCCTGGAGTCATCGCCCGATGTCCTGACCGCCTTCAGGCTCGCAAACGCTGCCCTTGCGCTACAGTATTCATGGCGCGTCAATCCACAACCTCCCGAACTGGTATGGCGGCCGTTTCAGCTTGGTTTTGCGCTCCTGTGTCTTGAGTCGATCGCAAAACCGGATTCCTCAGATCGCGAGACGATGGACTTGCTTTGGTTTCCGACCGGCGGCGGAAAGACCGAAGCCTATCTGTTGCTGGCGGCGTTCACGATATTCCTCCGTCGTCTCCATGCAGCGGGAAATCCGAGTGGCGCAGGCGTGACAACGTTCATGCGGTATACCCTTAGGTTGCTGACTATCCAGCAGTTCGAGCGAGCAGCAGCCCTGATCTGTGCCTGCGAGATGGTCAGGCGTGGCAGGGTCAAGCTGGAGAAGGTCAGGCTGCCCGCGCACTTCGCAACGGATATCCCGATTTCCCTCGGGCTTTGGGTGGGAGAAGGTGCCACACCGAATAAAGTTGCGCAGGCGGGGCAGGTACTTGGCACGGAGGCGGAAAGCTCCCCGGCGCAGTTGCGTAGTTGCCCGTGCTGTCGTGATGTCCTCGACTGGAAAATCGCGTTGGACAAAAGTCGTGTGGAGGTTCGCTGCCTTACAAAGTCATGTGACGTGGGGCAGGAACTTGCACTGCTCCCGATCTGGACAGTCGATGAGGATATCTATCGAGAGCGGCCGACGTTGCTGATTGCAACGATCGACAAATACGCGCAGATCACGCGTAATCAGAAGACTGGTTGCCTCTTCGGTATCGGAACAGCTGCGGATTCCCCTGAGTTGGTAATCCAGGACGAACTCCACCTGATCTCGGGGCCGCTCGGTAGTCTTGCCGGGCTCTACGAGACGGCAATTGACGAGCTGTGTCGATCGGGAGCAGGCTTGAGAGCAAAGGTCATTGGTTCAACAGCAACGATCCGGAGAGCTGAAGACCAGATTAAGAACCTGTTTGACCGCCGTTCCTTTCAGTTCCCCCCGCCCGGGCTCGATCATACAAATTCGGGTTTCGCGATCGAGGATCGTGACGTGCCCGGTCGTCGCTACGTGGGCATCTCAACCGTGGGTCGCTCGGTCAAGTTTGCACAACAGGCTGTTGCTGCTTCTCTGCTACAGGCGGCTACCGACGAGACGCTTCCGGCAGACAGGCGTGACGGATATTGGACCCTCATCAACTACTTCAATTCGCTTCGTGAGCTTGGTGGCGCGCTTGTTCTCATGCGCGACGACGTTACCCGCAGTATCCGGGACTACTCCGCGCGGAGACCGGGCGAGATTGAGCGCGACGCGGGGATGCAGATCGAACTCACTAGTCGTGTCCGTTCCAGCGACATTCCGAGACACCTCAAAGATCTGGAACGTGCTTGGGACGATCCCGACCACGTCGACATCGTGCTGGCAAGCAATATGATCTCGGTGGGGATGGATGTTTCTCGGCTTGGTCTGATGTTGGTCAATGGTCAGCCGAAGACGATTGCCGAGTACATCCAGGCCACAAGTCGGGTTGGCAGGAGCCAGAGGGCGCCGGGCCTCGTAGTTACACTGTTCAACGCAGCAAAGTCCCGTGACCGCAGCCGATACGAGACCTTTGCAAGTTGGCATCGCAGCCTTTACCGGGATGTAGAGGCCACAAGTGTGACCCCCTTCGCCCCGCGGGCGCGCGACCGTGCGCTGCATGCCCCATTTGTCGCCATGGTACGCCATCTAGTGGTCGGTATGGAGAAACCGGGCGCGATTGAACACCATCAACAAGAGGTGGAAGCACTTCTGCGGACGGTTATTGCAAGGATCGAACGAGTTGATCCGGTTGAGGCCGAGGCATCACGAGCGCAACTCAACGCGTTCCTTGACAACTGGTTCAATCGGCAGGGCCTGACAGAATATTGGGATGAATCAAGTGACGCTCTTCTGACTTCTGCGGAAGTCGCTGCCGAACGTGGAAACAAGGCTCGCTTTGCCGGCCAGAAGCCGACGCCCAACTCGCTGCGTTCCGTTGAGGCCTCGACGTCTTATGTTCTGCTAGAGGGCCGATCGGACAGGGAGACAACACGATGA
- the tnpB gene encoding IS66 family insertion sequence element accessory protein TnpB, whose translation MTPQTLTSPLAGARIYMALAPVDMRKGFDGLSMVVQDLLKKDPFRGHLFIFRGKRADLVKILMWDGTGLCLFAKRLERGRFVWAVTQDGEVVLTPAQLSMLLEGIDWRSPLRTDQPRRAG comes from the coding sequence ATGACGCCACAAACCCTGACCTCGCCTTTGGCGGGCGCGCGCATCTACATGGCGCTGGCACCTGTGGATATGAGGAAGGGCTTCGACGGGCTGTCGATGGTGGTGCAGGATCTTTTGAAGAAGGATCCGTTCCGCGGCCACCTGTTCATTTTCCGGGGCAAGCGCGCTGATCTGGTGAAGATTCTGATGTGGGACGGCACGGGGCTTTGCCTGTTCGCCAAGCGGCTGGAGCGTGGCCGCTTCGTCTGGGCAGTGACGCAGGATGGCGAGGTTGTACTGACGCCCGCACAGCTGTCGATGCTGCTCGAAGGCATCGACTGGCGCTCGCCGTTACGCACGGATCAGCCACGACGTGCGGGGTGA
- a CDS encoding DUF1998 domain-containing protein: MPVRFIVTCPAGHLQDFPWMSWPNHAEACSRKKPLKLIGDGAGLKGLKVHCTECGSKRDLDGALSPSALSRFSCEGLSPWLKSEPSASCNHKPVSIQRGASNAYFPLVESALDVPPFGGSFQLMLEDFWPDIITLDDRSQLADFVRKRIHPRWPEPDTRPEDLTARILTLLTVLDNKTGDLRPNEHLMFCTGGPEDEQFSEFQISPQAIPRDLEGILDRVVSVERLREVRALKAFTRLSPVESVDNSAFVAPLSEKKLNWLPAIEVRGEGIFINFDETAVLSWENAPDVTDRAAKAHNAAERAWQDHNGSDRPLPMTISARLLLIHTTAHALSERLSLDSGYSTASIRERLYVSPGPGGMCGFLLYTSAPDSDGTLGGLSRKGRTSEIGPILLAALRGLEWCSSDPLCSSGILSLSEGSGSSACHCCTFLPETSCEHFNRHLDRGMLVGTPENPGLGFFRKLLDGRP; encoded by the coding sequence GTGCCGGTCCGCTTCATCGTGACGTGCCCCGCCGGACACCTGCAAGACTTTCCTTGGATGTCATGGCCGAATCACGCCGAGGCTTGCTCCAGAAAAAAGCCGCTCAAGCTCATCGGGGATGGCGCAGGATTGAAAGGACTTAAGGTCCACTGCACGGAGTGCGGCTCAAAACGTGATCTGGATGGCGCACTGTCGCCCAGCGCGCTAAGCAGGTTTTCATGCGAAGGATTGTCGCCTTGGCTCAAGAGCGAGCCTTCAGCATCATGCAACCACAAACCTGTGTCTATTCAGCGTGGTGCATCGAACGCTTATTTCCCCTTAGTTGAGTCAGCGCTTGACGTGCCACCGTTTGGTGGTTCCTTCCAGCTCATGCTGGAGGATTTTTGGCCGGATATCATTACGCTAGACGACCGATCGCAGCTGGCCGATTTCGTGCGGAAGCGTATCCATCCAAGGTGGCCCGAACCAGACACAAGGCCAGAAGACTTAACGGCGCGGATACTCACCCTGTTGACAGTGCTGGACAACAAGACCGGTGACCTGCGCCCTAATGAGCATCTAATGTTTTGCACGGGCGGCCCGGAAGATGAGCAGTTCTCCGAGTTCCAGATCTCGCCACAGGCAATCCCGCGCGATCTCGAGGGAATTCTGGACCGTGTCGTCTCGGTCGAGAGACTGCGCGAAGTACGGGCTCTAAAGGCATTCACCCGTCTCAGCCCGGTGGAATCGGTCGACAACAGCGCTTTCGTGGCACCGCTGTCCGAAAAGAAGTTGAACTGGCTGCCGGCAATCGAAGTTCGCGGGGAAGGCATATTCATCAACTTCGATGAGACAGCCGTATTGTCTTGGGAGAACGCGCCCGATGTCACAGACAGGGCGGCAAAGGCGCATAATGCCGCCGAGCGTGCATGGCAGGACCACAACGGCAGCGATCGTCCCTTGCCCATGACGATTTCAGCGAGGTTGCTACTCATCCACACAACGGCACACGCTCTGTCGGAACGCCTGTCACTCGACAGCGGGTATTCCACTGCCTCCATCCGAGAGAGGTTGTACGTTTCGCCAGGTCCCGGTGGGATGTGCGGATTTCTGCTGTATACATCGGCCCCGGACTCCGATGGAACACTGGGTGGTTTGTCCCGAAAGGGACGTACCAGCGAGATTGGCCCTATACTGCTAGCAGCACTGCGGGGTCTGGAGTGGTGCTCTTCCGATCCGCTTTGCAGCAGCGGCATCCTCTCACTTTCCGAGGGATCTGGGTCCTCGGCCTGTCACTGCTGCACATTCCTTCCGGAAACCTCATGCGAGCATTTCAACCGTCACCTTGACCGGGGCATGCTGGTCGGAACACCCGAGAACCCGGGACTCGGTTTCTTCCGCAAGCTTCTGGACGGAAGGCCCTGA
- a CDS encoding IS630 family transposase (programmed frameshift) — MPKVVEIKPSHTPAELRRLAASGKDANQSRRLLSIAAALDGMSRAEAAKIGGMDRQTLRDWAHRFNEQGPAGLKDNRRRGNPRRLSQAQLVELSEIVETGPNRAVDGVVRWRRIDLQRVIADKFKIAYHQRSIGKLLKHLGFSHISARPRHPGQDGEVIAAFKKNWPNTLAAHIKGVTRKTKIEIWFQDEARIGQKNGLVRQWARRGTRPTQPADQRYENAYLFGAICPERGVGAALALPHADTDMMQLHIDEISLHVAKGAHAVLLLDRAGWHITGDLNWPKNITPILLPSRAPELNPVENIWQYLRANYLSNRVFETYADIINAACEAWNRLTERPDVITSIGMRHWAQTGQL, encoded by the exons ATGCCGAAGGTTGTCGAGATCAAGCCGAGCCATACTCCCGCCGAGCTGCGCCGCCTGGCGGCATCGGGCAAGGATGCGAACCAAAGTCGACGATTGCTGTCCATCGCTGCGGCGCTGGACGGGATGAGCCGGGCGGAGGCCGCCAAGATCGGCGGCATGGACCGCCAGACGCTACGGGACTGGGCGCATCGGTTTAATGAGCAAGGCCCTGCCGGGTTGAAGGACAACCGTCGCCGGGGGAACCCAAGACGTCTGTCGCAGGCGCAACTGGTGGAGCTGTCCGAGATCGTCGAGACCGGCCCCAACCGCGCTGTAGACGGCGTGGTGCGCTGGCGGCGGATCGACCTGCAACGTGTCATCGCGGACAAGTTCAAGATCGCGTATCACCAGCGCAGCATCGGCAAGCTGCTGAAGCACCTGGGCTTCTCGCACATCAGCGCCCGGCCACGGCATCCCGGGCAAGATGGCGAGGTCATCGCGGCTTTTA AAAAAAACTGGCCCAACACGCTCGCGGCGCACATCAAGGGCGTGACGCGCAAGACGAAGATCGAGATCTGGTTTCAGGATGAGGCCCGCATCGGCCAGAAGAACGGGCTCGTCCGGCAATGGGCGAGGCGCGGCACAAGACCTACCCAGCCTGCCGACCAACGCTATGAGAACGCCTATCTCTTCGGTGCCATCTGCCCCGAAAGAGGCGTGGGCGCGGCCCTCGCTTTGCCCCATGCTGACACCGACATGATGCAACTGCATATCGACGAGATATCCCTGCACGTCGCCAAAGGCGCTCATGCCGTGCTGCTGCTGGATCGAGCCGGATGGCACATCACCGGCGACCTGAACTGGCCGAAGAACATCACGCCGATCCTGCTGCCCTCGCGCGCGCCGGAACTGAACCCCGTGGAGAATATCTGGCAGTATCTGCGTGCCAACTACCTCTCGAACCGCGTCTTCGAGACATACGCCGACATCATCAATGCAGCCTGCGAGGCCTGGAACAGGCTCACCGAAAGGCCCGACGTCATCACATCAATCGGGATGCGCCACTGGGCGCAAACAGGTCAGTTATAA
- a CDS encoding transposase, producing MDTRTEIISQVERRRRWSVEEKVRLLEATMQPGASVAAVADRHGVSRSLLFYWRKQAKAGLMPGVTPLASLEAPVFAPVVIAAEAQPGQKPSPKPPRKMAPRADCTVEVSLSNGRVLKADEGIAPERLSALVAALDR from the coding sequence ATGGACACCCGGACGGAGATTATCAGCCAGGTTGAGCGCCGTCGTCGCTGGAGCGTCGAGGAGAAGGTGCGGCTTCTGGAGGCGACGATGCAGCCGGGCGCTTCTGTGGCGGCGGTTGCGGATCGGCATGGGGTGAGCCGGAGCCTGCTGTTTTACTGGCGCAAGCAGGCGAAGGCGGGGCTGATGCCGGGCGTGACGCCGCTGGCCTCGCTGGAGGCTCCGGTCTTCGCGCCTGTTGTCATCGCAGCCGAAGCGCAGCCGGGACAGAAGCCTTCACCAAAGCCCCCGCGCAAGATGGCTCCGCGTGCCGACTGCACGGTGGAGGTCAGCTTGAGCAACGGCCGGGTGCTGAAGGCGGATGAGGGTATCGCGCCTGAGCGGCTTTCGGCTCTTGTCGCAGCGCTCGACCGATGA
- a CDS encoding ATP-dependent helicase has protein sequence MTSESALALGLPTPDVPGDGSISAIADLVRRIVHARRGLSRTEVVSWVSQFVDDSDSVEAAARIGSVIDALCELKDIGYGTMRGEPVLVALPERRISLPDGTVVALGDHGTLVGTGCERLFPEVAGGATESLVEVLASFDEPVSLSGHRALEPIGRWTGDDPMPAALRRALSLSGAFDHVDQKWSMSEENASFLNEWFSFKTPDPSSQVAERDEGQMRVAHAPAGSRMVVEAGPGSGKTHVACERVISLVQDEGLAPSRILLLSFTRIAVAEIRDRIGRRLHDMPNAAALQIRTFDSFAARLLAASGAYAAGGHDASIQAATRLMRSDNPLVADAIGLLEHVVIDEAQDLVGDRKEMCEALLALLDPSCGITIFGDFAQSIYGYQQRGAEGSTLLAEIARHADFTCDQLECDHRTRTKALKEMFRSVRETLKDDPVGSRDGYFRIREQISTAAVETDVTRFVVHPSTIGGLILTRSRRGLFTAAEHMRAVGRSFRLRLPDRPPRVEAWIGALLGGLPSATRMSQNDFRSIFEALSPAPLRNLDECWEILLDLDTSGRKDISVGNIAKGLADPPLELLSDHEGSSGPLLSTIHGIKGREAERVMLLLAQAPYGDEVNWAEEARTLYVGATRASTELRTGWINPRKFYTTGEPERFWAARPDHRLMEIGLEGDLVDWTEFVRSSHVVNVANLISSIWRAATDEPRVAAYLDDESRLILRIGDHDGTAIGCLSDSFVDLMQSLRKAEPESALPEVVAGIPIVGATTVVVPGRSGEAPSLALMPLLGGFASIPR, from the coding sequence GTGACTTCTGAATCTGCGCTTGCCCTTGGCCTGCCCACGCCAGATGTGCCGGGGGACGGCAGCATAAGTGCCATCGCGGATCTGGTCCGACGGATCGTCCATGCACGTCGTGGCCTCAGCCGCACCGAGGTTGTGAGTTGGGTGTCGCAGTTCGTGGATGACTCGGACAGCGTGGAGGCTGCAGCCCGCATCGGTAGCGTTATCGACGCACTGTGCGAGTTGAAGGACATTGGCTACGGCACGATGCGCGGTGAGCCAGTTCTGGTGGCCCTGCCGGAGCGTCGGATCTCACTGCCGGATGGCACGGTCGTAGCTCTTGGAGATCATGGCACCTTGGTTGGAACTGGTTGTGAAAGACTTTTTCCCGAAGTAGCCGGCGGTGCGACGGAGAGCCTTGTCGAAGTGCTTGCGTCATTTGACGAACCTGTCTCACTGAGTGGTCATCGTGCCCTTGAGCCCATCGGACGCTGGACTGGCGACGATCCGATGCCTGCCGCATTGCGCAGGGCCCTTTCGCTCAGTGGAGCTTTCGATCATGTCGATCAGAAATGGTCGATGAGCGAAGAGAATGCCTCGTTCCTGAATGAATGGTTCAGTTTCAAGACCCCTGATCCTTCGAGCCAGGTAGCTGAACGCGATGAGGGTCAAATGCGGGTAGCGCATGCTCCTGCTGGATCGAGAATGGTTGTTGAGGCTGGCCCCGGTAGTGGCAAGACTCATGTAGCCTGCGAGCGTGTCATATCCCTTGTGCAGGACGAGGGCCTTGCCCCTTCACGGATCCTGCTTCTCAGTTTCACCCGCATCGCAGTTGCAGAGATCCGCGACAGGATCGGTCGACGCCTGCACGATATGCCAAATGCAGCGGCGCTGCAGATCAGGACGTTCGACTCTTTTGCGGCGCGCCTGCTCGCAGCTTCGGGTGCATATGCTGCGGGCGGGCATGACGCCAGCATTCAGGCTGCAACAAGACTGATGCGGTCGGATAATCCACTCGTGGCGGACGCCATTGGTTTGCTGGAACACGTGGTCATTGATGAGGCGCAGGATCTGGTCGGTGACCGCAAGGAGATGTGTGAGGCCCTTCTTGCCTTGCTGGATCCTTCCTGTGGCATCACGATCTTCGGAGATTTCGCGCAATCGATCTATGGCTATCAGCAGAGAGGTGCTGAGGGATCCACATTGCTGGCAGAAATCGCGAGGCATGCCGATTTCACTTGTGACCAGCTCGAATGCGACCACCGGACCCGGACAAAAGCCTTAAAGGAAATGTTTCGCTCAGTTCGCGAAACCCTGAAAGACGATCCGGTGGGTTCAAGGGATGGCTACTTTCGTATTCGAGAGCAGATCAGCACCGCTGCCGTTGAGACCGACGTCACAAGGTTTGTAGTTCATCCATCCACAATAGGCGGCCTAATCCTGACACGAAGCCGTCGCGGACTTTTCACTGCTGCCGAACACATGCGTGCGGTTGGTAGAAGTTTCAGGCTCAGGCTACCCGACCGACCGCCAAGAGTTGAGGCATGGATCGGGGCATTGCTCGGCGGCCTGCCGTCGGCAACCCGTATGTCGCAGAACGACTTCCGGTCCATCTTTGAGGCGTTGAGCCCAGCGCCATTGCGCAATCTCGATGAGTGTTGGGAAATCCTGCTCGATCTGGATACTTCAGGCCGCAAAGACATCTCGGTTGGCAATATCGCCAAAGGTCTTGCAGATCCGCCGCTGGAACTGCTGAGCGACCATGAGGGAAGCTCGGGACCGTTGCTGTCGACGATCCATGGGATCAAGGGGCGAGAGGCCGAGCGGGTCATGCTGTTGCTCGCGCAGGCACCGTATGGCGACGAGGTGAACTGGGCCGAGGAAGCCCGCACTCTATATGTCGGAGCAACTCGTGCCAGCACGGAACTTCGAACTGGATGGATTAATCCGCGAAAGTTTTACACGACTGGAGAACCGGAACGCTTTTGGGCCGCACGCCCCGATCATCGCCTGATGGAGATCGGCCTTGAGGGGGATCTCGTCGACTGGACCGAGTTCGTGCGTTCGAGCCACGTCGTCAATGTGGCAAACTTGATCTCAAGTATATGGCGTGCTGCGACCGATGAACCGAGAGTGGCTGCATATCTTGATGATGAAAGCCGTCTGATCCTGAGGATCGGAGATCACGATGGAACCGCGATCGGATGTCTTTCCGATAGTTTCGTCGATTTGATGCAGTCGTTGCGCAAGGCTGAGCCGGAGTCAGCGCTACCGGAAGTCGTTGCGGGAATTCCTATAGTTGGTGCGACCACGGTTGTCGTGCCGGGACGGTCCGGAGAGGCACCGAGCCTTGCGCTCATGCCGCTGCTAGGCGGCTTTGCCAGCATTCCTCGCTGA